The nucleotide sequence atgtttaagTTCATACAGCAGTTCATAGATGCAAAAGAGGCCCATCATCAGTATCCCCAGCAATAACATAGCAGATAAGTATCAGATCaatctgaaatatgtaattttCTTGCAGATCGATCAAACAGGGCTGTCTAATGAAGAGAGCAAGTGCTGTGCTGTGCACATTAGGAGAAGATCAGTCCAGCTATTCATCCAGGTGATGCTCTGCCTGCAGGCAACTACGCACCCCTGTTGCATAATTTAGTTGGCGCTCTTAGACATCGTTATTTGTAACTCAGATTCTGAAAGATCGAGAACGTCCAACAAATTCTCCTTTGATTTGGTCATTATGTCATATGTGGTGTCATTTCCATAGCAAACCTAAAAGTTGTAAAACAGCAgtgctttttgacattttatgatgcattaatgttttaatttgtagCCACATTTCAAACACGACCATGGAGCTCACAGTTGACTTGTTATTAGTCAGGATTATGCAGCCAATACCAGTTCATTCCATTTATATTGGCTCTTAAACAAAAGCTTAATCCTTTAAATTATTGGAAATGCAATTTTACACAACCAAATCATGGTGTTATTTGAAACGGCCACTATGCAAAACAATAAATTGCTTTATTCTGGCTCAAGAAGACAAATTAAGGAAACACTGTATTGAAACCATCTCACTGttgctaatttattattttgtaaatgctgAAATGCCTTGCTTTTTGAGTTTTGCTTATATTAtgcttaattaataatataaatgcatattcattaattcttattatttaataaaagctTGTTCATTGCTAATGATACAAAAACCTTTGAATCTAATTGTCTTTTTGTAAGAATCCACTtccttttttaatgatttataccACCGTTCCATGTAGAATATTTGTGTTTGAATATGGCTTCCTCTGTTATTAAAGGAAAACAATGGATTTCATGACCCCCTGTGAATCAGATTGTAATGATCAGAGGTCTAACTCAGAAAACCAGCAATCATGGCAATAAGTGTGAAACCTGTCAAAATTAGCACATCTTGCTGTTGAAGTCTGTCCTGTTGTTATGATCACTTATTTTTAACTTTGCTTGTTATTCACATGCTGTACTGCAGACAAACAACCCCTTACTGCAAAAGTATGACACTACTCAAAGTTGTGGTGGCTTGTGAAGCAGATAGGAAACATTTATGGGCTGCATTTTGGTTCCTCAAGCTCTTTTGATGCTGCACAGCTTTGCACAATAGGGTAGGTGGGTAATTTGTTCAGCTGACTTGGTTTCCACTATCGGCTCGCGTTACGCTGTGTTTATTCAATTCATTCCTACACACCCAACTGTTTCTTTCACCTTAGGGTGCAGCTCAGGCCCATTGTGACAGATCAGGTCCACAAGAACCCTCTGGCATGCTGAAATTAATATCCTATGCTGCCACCCACGTCCGTCTGCCATCACAGCATCCCTCAATCCATGTCCATGTCCATCTTGGAGAAATCACGTTGGTAAATGACCTCCGATAACACCAGAGGTCATAAACTTATTAGGGAATATTCTAGatcaaatacaaattaagatcaattgacagcatttgtggcataatgttgtttgccgcaaaaaaaaaaaaaaaaaaaagatccaggCCAATTTTTGGAAGAATTTAAAAGCGAGGCACTGAAAAGTAGAAAAATAAGGCACTTGcataaataatacacaagttgtaatgaattaaaaattaaagttgttaaaatttcattttacagacattttaggGTTTTGCCATTATGTGTGGGTATACTTTGGAAACCATGAGAATCtcaatatttacatattcatatgtgtttttttttaaagatttttttattatttatttttttgtaattcacattatgccacaaatgttgTTAAACATCTTAACCAGgaataaatatatagatgtaaGTTCTTCCACCTCAgaaaatcttaaagaaaaaatCCAGGCCAATCCTTGGAggaatttaaaagaataaatgtgaagcccttttcttttctttttaatgaaggCACTTACATAGATAATAcataagttttaataataaaactattctCATAATTTTTACAACCATTTTAGAGTTTTAGCCATTATTTTGTTGTTCTTGTGGGCATATTTtgaaaactgtgttttaaaatttgcaaatgaatttttgctttttaaaataatttttgttgttgttgctgtaatCCACACTATGCCACTGTCAAATCATCTTAACCAGGAATGACTATGGAAGGTGTGAGTTTTTCCATTACAGaaaatctacaaaaataaaataaaataaataaataataataaaaaaaatctaccagCCTGCAGTGAAGAGAATAGCTTTCTGAGATGGGCGTATGGACACTGGCAATAATAATGGAATTGCTGTATGAATTGATTGTAATGAAGCGTGCAGTCAGATGGTTCTCTCCAATATTTGTTTATGATTACAAATGGGTGCTGCTCTGAACTCATAAAGCAGTGCAGCACTCCTGGCCTTTCTCTAGGTCTCTACAGTGGGACAGCGAGAGGTAAAGAATGATGGTTTATTCTCTAGCTTATTTAGAGTTGACCACACAGCTGGAGGGCCCAGATGTACCGATTTAATGGCTAATTACTGTCTCGCACAGACACTGCCTGATGGGAGTGAAAGGTCATGCTGAGGAGCTCCGGGTGTGagtttattgtgttatttatgcATGTAAATTATTAGCCACAAAATTGCACTACTCAGATACTGTGAAGCTATACTAATGATGCAATCCATCAAAAAATAACCTAGTTCTATCTATATATGGTGTAATTGTAGACTCTTTTagtgagaaagaaagatagaatgaTATTTGAATATCCATGAATATTATCCATTTAACAAAGTGCTACCTGTGTTGTAAACATTGGTGATCAGTCACACACATCACCGTTTGATCCAAGCATTATGCAAGTTATGAGTACTTGTAAATCGCTTCACGGATACGTATCATAAATGTTATAAGCACTTTAGCCATGATATAAAGAGACAAAATGGCATGTATCACACATTCATGGAGAATGGTTTGAATGTGGAAAACGGGCCAGATCAGGCAAAGAATTGTCGTAAAACTGGTCAGTGGTGGTATTAACTCTAGAGCCTTGTTTATTGCTGTGCTATGGCTCATTGACACCTGCTCAGAGCTCTGAGAAGATCTCATTTCAAAGCCATAATAATGCTGCAATCTTCACTTGCTGCTGGGGAGTGTACTGGGTGTGCAACTAAGAcacttacacaaaaaaaacaggtgCAATTTCTACCTAACTACGTTATGTTAATTTGAGCAAAATGTCAAAATCGTTGTAGGGCACGTGAATTTCAAAGgacatgtataaatgtattttagttcTGATTAGTAAAACCATAAGTCCAGCTTTTAACAATTAAGCTGAATAGTGTTGTAGTTTTTAGAATGCAGGTACATGTATTTCCTAGCAAGCACAGAATTTTCCTTTAAGGTTAGTGCATGTTctcatttggttatttttttttttttagaaccagTTCCtaatgttctaagaacattcgTTTTAGGTGTTTAACTGTAAACTAACAAGGAAACCAGCCTTTAAAAACCTTAAGCTTGGTTCAGTTATTTTCCatgatttaaatgtgtaaaacaaaGAGCAGATTCCTAAAACCTGTCAATTAAAGTGGACCTGTAACATGATGACTTAACTGTATTCATAATGATTTTCTAACTAAAATTAATGCAGCACGCAAGAAAATGCCAGAAATGTAGCCTCCTCTAGCATGAATGCAATTCTTATGCAAATGTTGAATAACAGCACTAAATAATGTTTAGATATTCTGTGGTGAAGCTATTTTGCTCATCGAAGCAGATCTGCTACAGTGAGAAAAAGAAGTTAGTGTATTTTATGTGTTCGTACAGGAGGACAGTGAAGGGAATCAGCCCTGATGGtgaatttcacaatataattctAGTCCTGCATCAACCAAGGTTTGTTTTCAGCTGTTTGGCAGGAACTGTCTGCTTTCAGTCCTTGTGAACTGAGCTGTTAAGTTAAGATGTGAGATGCTCGATCAAAGAGAATAGCTTGAGGTCTTAAATTAATAGTGGAGATGAGAACAGATGCCACCTTGTGGTGCTGGTGAGAACTGCTCACTCTTCCTTAATCCTTCTCTTTAAACAGACAACACACTGTCCTTCCATTCCTTACTTCATTTccccttttaaaaatatatagtgtaaAAGAACGGAGCACTTGACCTTGATTTGTGCTTAAAGATTGCTGATTGCTAAGATCCACTTACTATATCTTCATGAGCTTGGATTGTAGCAATACAACATAGAAActaaatattcataaatcattttagttttactaaGCGATAAAAAAGGTAGGCGATATTGTTCAggatataaattacatattatacaGTCTGTCTTTTGAAATACAGTGCGTTTAAGAGTGAGATCTAAATACAAAGGACGTTatctgtttaaaatcatttatggCATGTATCAGACTCTGGAACACTGTTTTTGCAGTATGCTGTGCTATTGTTTCTCCTTTGAGAGTCTCTGAATCCAACACCCCcattaggggtgtaaatcggcTGAATGCGAAAGTCCCCCTTGAGCAGCTGTTCGTTATTCAAAGAAACTATCTGTAAGCTAGTTTCAGTCATTTCTAGAATAGAGTTATCCTTTTTAGTCCCCGCTTCGCAGTAGTCATCTTTTCTTCTGCCCCGACTGTATTTCCATTTTGACGACTCTGACCTTCCCTTCTTGTGCATGTGCCAGCAGAATATGCTCAACAGAACCACCAGGACCACAAGCACCGCCCCGCCAATCAGGCCAGCCAGCAGGAAAGGCGAGCTGGGGTCCTGCTGGGTCGCCTGCTCGGGCCCAGTGGCGTTATCGCCGGAGTGAAAGGAAGCAGACTTTGTTGTCACCTCTGAGCAAATTGTATCGTCTCCCGGGTGGTAATTATTGAACGCGTCCAGTGGATCCACGCAAATACGATAGGTGGACTTGGGTTCCAGGTTTGTCAGTGTGATTCCCTCACGTTCGCCCTGCACGAGCGACTCCTGCATGGGGCCGGTTATCAAACTGTGACCGAGCTTGACCCAGGTCACCTTATAGGCCGTGACGGTGAAGGTCGACACCCAGCTTACATGAATGCATGAACCGTTTAGCACCGCAAAGGAAACTCGCAGCGATTCCTGTATCGGGCCGACTGGGTCATTCATCCTCTGCTCCCCGTCTTTGCCTGCAGTCGGCGGTGGAAGCGTCAGACGTGGACGGTTGGTTGTAGGCTGGGAGCGTGCGGGTTTGAAAGCCGTTGGAGTGGCTGACTCAGCGGTGGAGGAAGAGAGCAGTGTGGGCTGTGGGACTGTGGCGGTGCTGTTAGGACACTGGATGAGCTCCAGGGTTAGCTCTCTGATTACCATGCCACGTACCCTCTCTGGTTTCTGGCACATGAAGCCACGGACATTGAGGGTAGCTGGCAAGGACTTTAACCACAGTATGACCCATTTAATGTTGCAGTCACAGAGCCAAAGGTTGTTTCGAACAGTGAGCTGTCTCAGACCGTGGAGGCCGTCAAAGACCCCCTGTGTGAGAGACTGCAGCTGGTTGTTTGAAATATCCAGTCTCTCCAAGCGATGGAGGCCGCGAAAGGCTGTCAAAGGAATCTCATTCATCTGATTATCCTGCAAGTTGAGCTTGACTAAAAACTCGGCTGGCAGATTAGGAGGAGGAACCGTGAGGGAGTTGCGCGCCAGTGACAAGGTTTTGAGATTAACGAGGGTCTGGAGAGCCCCGGGGGCAATGCCCTCATCCATGAGCAAGTTCCCATCCAGGAGGAGGAGCTCAAGGCCCGTCACGTTCTCGAACGCGTCCTCGGCTATAAATGCAATGCGGTTCTCATCCAGCCGCAGCTCTCTCAGCTCCTCAGGCAGCCCAATGGGGACGCTGCTCAGGTGGTTCTTGGTAAGGAAAAGGGTCTTGAGACTGATGGCCTCCCTGAAGGCCCCCTCCTCCACACCCACGGTGGAGATGGAGTTGTCATCCAGATAGAGCTCCTCCAGGCGTAGCAGCTGTGCCAGGGCAGCCCGGGACACCGTCTGAATGTTATTCTCCTGCAGGTGGAGCACCCGCACATTTTTGGGAAGATTGAGAGGGAATTCATCAAGCTGGTTGCCATAGAGATACACCGTCTCCACAGAGGCAACGTTGTGCATTTCCAGAGGAAATCCAGCATTGTTGATTTGATTGTTGTGGAGGTAGAGGGTCTTATAACCCTCTCCTAGCCCCAGAGGCACTGACGTTAGACTCCTCTCATTGCAGTAAACAAAAGTCCTGTCACACCGGCACTCCTCTGGACAGGTTGTGGCCCAGGAGAAATGCATGTGAAGGCCCAGAAGTATCGGTATCCATGGGCTGATCAAAGTAGGCAGGTCTTTATTCCACATTCGGATCTGTACCTCCATTTTGTAAAACTTTGCAAACTTTCTGACAGCAACAACAGTGCACGTAAttaaaaagggtgaaaaaaatcaaataaaatccacCACACTGGAGTTCTTAGAGGATCTCGAAGCTTGCCTCAGTGGAGAGTATGCGATGTTGAAGTCGCTGGGTAATCCTCCTGTAATTGCCTGTCCTAAGCTCCCCAACACAAGAGCAATAGTCTTATTAACTCGTGCGACTCCCTCTCATCCCTCCATCCATGCTTGGGCTGGAAATGATAGCAGAGCTCATCACATTGTCACTCTGAGTTTAAGGAGGGACAGTTTCAAAGTATGAGGGCTGGAGCAGCAAGTATGGAGGACTCATCGAAGACGATCTCCTCTCTCATCACAGCTGGACATTTCTCGTAAGGCACGACCTTCCTCACAAGTAGCATTTTGAGCCACTTCcctattttaacaaaaaataaaaatcgatgAGATGTTATTTCAGTGTCAAAACtatctgcatgtttttatttCCGAAATGTTTTTACAGGAAAATATGCGCCTGTGTATCACAACAATATGTGGTTTCAATATCATCCAAGTGAAATAAGTTTACTACAGTGTATTTCCCTTAGCATTTCACTGAAACATAAGCAATAATAATCCACTTgaatttacagtgattttaccatacCCAACCCCCTTACTTGTGGCAAAATTATTATAACAGATTTAAGTGGATTATCGCAACAGCTCAATAATGAAAGACATTTCaatctttattgttcattaacaatAAGTTATTCTA is from Cyprinus carpio isolate SPL01 chromosome B17, ASM1834038v1, whole genome shotgun sequence and encodes:
- the LOC109101043 gene encoding leucine-rich repeat transmembrane protein FLRT2-like gives rise to the protein MEVQIRMWNKDLPTLISPWIPILLGLHMHFSWATTCPEECRCDRTFVYCNERSLTSVPLGLGEGYKTLYLHNNQINNAGFPLEMHNVASVETVYLYGNQLDEFPLNLPKNVRVLHLQENNIQTVSRAALAQLLRLEELYLDDNSISTVGVEEGAFREAISLKTLFLTKNHLSSVPIGLPEELRELRLDENRIAFIAEDAFENVTGLELLLLDGNLLMDEGIAPGALQTLVNLKTLSLARNSLTVPPPNLPAEFLVKLNLQDNQMNEIPLTAFRGLHRLERLDISNNQLQSLTQGVFDGLHGLRQLTVRNNLWLCDCNIKWVILWLKSLPATLNVRGFMCQKPERVRGMVIRELTLELIQCPNSTATVPQPTLLSSSTAESATPTAFKPARSQPTTNRPRLTLPPPTAGKDGEQRMNDPVGPIQESLRVSFAVLNGSCIHVSWVSTFTVTAYKVTWVKLGHSLITGPMQESLVQGEREGITLTNLEPKSTYRICVDPLDAFNNYHPGDDTICSEVTTKSASFHSGDNATGPEQATQQDPSSPFLLAGLIGGAVLVVLVVLLSIFCWHMHKKGRSESSKWKYSRGRRKDDYCEAGTKKDNSILEMTETSLQIVSLNNEQLLKGDFRIQPIYTPNGGVGFRDSQRRNNSTAYCKNSVPESDTCHK